TATCAAAATGAATATTTAAGTATTTTTTATTTTAACCGGAACTTTGTTTAAGTTATAATGCCTAATGATTTATTGATACAAAACAAATGTCAATTTAAGGGTTTTACAACCTGGTTTGTTTTTATTTTATTCAGGTTAATTAAGATGAGTTTTTATAAAAAAATAAGGAGAATTTTAAAATGAAGAAAAACATTATGAAGTTTGCTGTATCTGCTCTTGTAATTGCAGGAGTTTTATTTGCCGGCTGTTCCAAAAAAGAAGAAGATAAAAAAGAATTGACCCAGTTTGATAAGATTAAGAAAAAAGGTCAGATAACCATAGGAACCAGTCCTGATTATCCTCCTTTTGAAAGTATTGACGATGACGGAAATATTGTTGGTTTTGACATTGATTTGGCAAAAGAGATTGCAAAAGAGCTTGGTGTTGAGGCCAAATTTGTAAGCATGGGTTTTGATAGTATAATAACAGCAGTTAAAAATGGTCAGACAGATATGGGAATGTCAAGTTTTTCAGTTAATGAAGAAAGAAAAATGAGCATTGATTTTTCAAAGCCTTATATTTCAACTGCCCAAGTTATTCTTGTAAACAAAGATTCTGCAATCACCAAAGCCGAAGACCTTGAAAAATCTTCAGTTGCTGTACAAATGGGAACCACAGGAGCAGAAGCTGCAAAAGAGCTTAAGGATGTGGATGTTAAAACTGTTGAAGACTATAATGTTGCTACCATGATGCTTGATAATGGGGTTGTAAGAGCAGTTATTCTTGATATAGCCATTGCAAAGGAACTTGCCTCAAGACATAGTTTCAGAGTTCTTGAAACTCCTCTTAACCAGGAGGAAACTGCAATTGTTATCCGGAAGGGTAATGATGATTTAAAACAAAGTGTTGATAATGCCATAGATAAAATCATGGCTGATGGAAGATATGATCAGATCAAGACAAAATGGGATGTGAAATAAACATTAAATCTTGTTTTTTGACCTGAATCTGATTTTTTAATGCCGGATTTTTATATCCGGCATTTTAATTTCTAAAAACTCCAATCTTAAACTTTTTAAAAACAATTTCTGATTCGTTAAATTGCATCTTTTTAAAAAGTTTAGTATTGTTTGCTTTATGCATCTTAATTGTGTCGGGTGAAAGTCAGGTTTTTTGCTCATTAATTAATCAGATTTTAGAATAAAACAAAAACATTATAGAGGAAGTATGACAACTATAGCCAGACCGCAGAATATGCTAGCAGTTCTTATTGATGCGGACAATGCTCAACCTTCTGTGACAGAAGCCCTTCTTGCAGAGATAGCAAAATTTGGAACTGCAAGTGTAAAAAGAATTTATGGAGACTGGACAAGGCCGGAGCTTACCTCCTGGAAAGCAATCTTGCTTGATCAATCCATTCAGCCTATTCAGCAGTTTGCATATACAAGAGGAAAAAATTCAACAGACTCTGCAATGATAATTGATGCCATGGATCTTTTGTATACAAAAAGATTTGATGGGTTTTGCATAGTTTCAAGTGATAGCGATTTTACAAGGCTTGCCTCAAGAATAAGGGAAGAAGGCCTTTCTGTTTATGGGTTTGGGGAGCAGAAAACTCCCAAATCATTTGTATCTGCCTGTGACAGGTTTATATTTACCGAGGTTTTAAGAACAGAAGAAGATCTTGAGCCAGTGGTTAAAAAAATGAATACCAATGAGCTTAAAAGTAATACAAGGCTTTTGAACCTTTTAAGAACTGTTATTGAAACAGCTTCAGATGATGATGGATGGGCAAATCTTGGTCTTGTAGGAAGTTACATTGCAAAGCAGTCTCCTGAATTTGACCCCAGAAACTATGGATACAAAAAATTAGGGGAGCTTGTAAAAGCTGTAAAGCTTTTTGAAATTGATGAAAGGTTTGCTGAAAACAAGCAGTCAAAAGTGGTTTATATAAGAGATAAGCGGAAGCATTTTACCAATAAAAACAATGGTGTTTGAATTGAGTGAATTTATAAATTGATTGAGTTGTGATTTTTAAAAAGAAATTTTTGGTTTGATTTATATAAGGGTGCAAAGTTTGCACCCTTATTTATTTAGATGGCTAGTCTTATTTATCGTTGTCGTTCATGGGGAGATATTTAAATGCCAAGGCAAGTATTATAAAACAGCAAACTATTCCGCTTATAAAAACAGCCGTGAAACCAAAGTCGTCTGGTAATTCATGTTCCATGGCGGCAAGAAGGTGTTTTTGTCCCGAGTATGAACCTTCTATTTCAGTGTACATATAAGCACCTGAGTCAATATTGTTTTCTTCTATTACCTTGGTGATATCATTGAATACAGGAATATGTTTTTCTCCCCAGGGTCCAACTACAAAAGCAAAGAGCCAAAGGAGGAAAAAGGTTGAAAATAGTATTTTCAAAGATTCCTTTAGTGGTTTTTTATCTTTTATTTCCATAACTCCTCCTTTGTCATCTTCTATTAGATTGCAGCTGTTATTTCAGGGAACACAATATAAAATACTAAGTACGCCATAATAAGTGTAAGTACAAGGTTGAAAGACTGTCCAAATACATAAAGGATAAGCGGTTTTCCACCTTTAAAATGATGCTTTAGTTCTCTGAAGTTTGTTGCAAGACCAATACTTACAAAAGAAAGAGCGAAAAACCATTTTCTTACAAGGTCACTTGCACCTTTAATAACACCCTGATCTATCATTGAAGGTCCAAGACCGCCCTGGGCAGCCTGGAAAGATGAATAGAAAAGAGAGAAAATAATTGACGCTCCAATAAAGCCAATAACAAATTTTGGGAATCTGTACCAGATTTCCATGGGGCTTACTTTTTGTCCGGTTTCAGCTGCTTCAACTTTTGTTGTAAAATAGATTGCAACAAAAAAGGCCATTACACCAATCATAACGTTTTGAATCATTTTGATTGTTGCTGCAACATATAGTGCTTTTTCACCAAGGAATGCTCCGGCAGCCGCAACAGCACCTGTTGAGTCAATTGTACCGCCCATCCATGCACCACCTAAAACAAGCTGTTTGTCTTCAGGGAAAAAAGCATGAATAATAGCAGGCATTACTATCATCATTATCGCTGTAAAAACAAGTGAAAGACCAACTGAAAGGGTAAGCTCTTCTTTTTTTGCCTTACAGGCAGCAGCTGTTGCAATGGCGGCAGAAACACCGCAAACTGACATGTCTGAACAAATTACCGCATTAAGTCTTTTTGAAGGTATTTTAATTATTTTCTGACCAAACCAATAGGTTACAATCCATACTGTAGGCGTTACAACCCAGGCTACAAAAATACCTGCGGTTCCTATTGTGATGATTTTTTCAAAAAGAATAGTTGCACCAAGAAGAACAAGACCTGTTTTAATATAGTATTCTGTCTGAACCGCCGGCATTGCCCATTTTGGAGTTCCTACTGTGTTACTTATAAGCATACCAAGAAAAATAGCCCAGGCTGCATATCCAACTCCGTAATTCTTCATTGTAGCCTGGTGTGAGGCAAACCATGCTACCATGGTAATCAGATAAACAAAGGAAAAACCTATTAAAAATTCTTTAAAGGATTTCCCCATGAATTTCATTCCAATACCAAAAAATACAGCAAAAAACACACCAAGTGCAAGAAGATTGAAAATCTGATTGTATGGCTTGGCTGCCGATACTTTTTTCTTTAAATTTCCTTCTCTGAGCTTAGTGTTTCTCCAGTCCATTATGGCTTCTTTTGCTTTTTCATTTAAAGCCTCATTCTGGAATCCTGCTTCTTGTGCGAGAAGTTCTGCTGTTTGTGCTTTTGCATAAGCTGCTGCAGTAGCAACTTTTGCAGTTTCGTATTTTCCAATTACTTTATCATATTTAACTTGAGCTTTTGCTTCAGTCATAAAAAGACTGTCAAGGGGGTTTGCTACCCATCCCTTTGGATAACTGGTAAATTTTGAAAACCATTTACCTATATTATTATCGTTGGCTTTTACTTTTGCTTTGGTATCATTTAGCTCATACCAGCCAATTGTTTTGAATTCATGAGTTTTTGTAGCTTCAGCACTATACTTTGCTTCAATTGCAGAAAGCTTTTGTTTTATTTCTCCTGTTCTTGGAAAGTAGGCGATCATTCCAACAATAAGAATAATAAATCCAAGCCAAATAGCCCACCAGTCCTCGGTTTTCCACATTTCCGACCATTCCCATTTGCCCACATCTTGTACAACATCAGAGTCTTGTACAATATCAGAAGCATTGTCAGACATAAAAAAATCCTCCCGTTAAAATATTGTTTAAAAGTTTAATTTTAGTTCCTATCTCTAATGATTAGCAAAATGCATGCCTGAAAGTTATTTATTTTAAATGCTTGTAATTAATAGCTAAAATTTATTATAAATCATGAATGTGTAAACTTGAGTTTGCATAGGTGTAGATTTGGGTTAGCAGTGTTTTGTTTCTAATTGTTAAAATCTGAATTGAGGGTTTTATGTTTTTAAATTAAAAAGTTTATAATGAATTTAGTCTGTTATATTATATTCAAAAACATGGAACTCTTCAGGTTTTCTAAACTTATCGCAGCTACTGAGTTAAGTGTATCAGGGATAGATCTACTATAGTCTGATGTAATTTGCTGTTATCTGCGGCAAACTTGAAAATCCTTTATTCAGGTAAAAACAAAACTTTAAGGTGTTTGAACTAATGAAAATATTTGAGGGACTTAATTTAAGACTTAAATTTATTGTAGGTCTTGTAATGTCAGCTTTTGTTCTTGGGGTTTTTTTATTTTTGATTATTTATTATCATTTTAATTCAGTTATGCAAAAAGAAATAAGTCAAAGGTCAAAAATGCTTTTGGTTCAGGCAAATTCTGTTCAGGAGTATGTTCAGGCTGACTTAAGGCCTCAAATGTATGAAATTGTTGGTGAAGATGATTTTATACTTAAGGCCATGTCTTCTTCCTATATTTCAAGAAGAGTAATGGAAAAGCTTGAAAGTGAAGGCAGGGAAAAAATTTATTATAGAAGGGTGGCAATCAATGCAAGAAACCCTTCATATGAGCCAACAGAGTTTGAAAAAAAAATTATATTAAAGTTTAAGGAAAACCAGGAGCTTAATTTTTATGAGGAAGACTCGGTTTTTAAAGGAGTTAAGTATCATCTTGTTTCAAGACCTGTAAGATTTACAAAATCATGTATGCCCTGTCATGGAAGTCCTGAAAATGCACCTAAGTCTTTAGTTGAAGTTTATGGAGACAAAAAAGGTTTTTTTCGCATAGAAAATGAAATTGCAGGTGCGGTTGTGGCTGGGTTTCCAGTTCAGATGATAAAAGATCCTGTAAAGGAGATAACCTTACAATATTTGAGTTTTTATGTTTTATGGCTTCTTATTTTTACATGTATCATAGGTGTTTTTTTTGACAGACTTGTAATGACAAACTTAAAAAAGCTTGGCCGTGTTTTTGAGGTGAGATTTTCCGGTGAAAAGGAAAAAAAGATAATTGAAAAAATAGCAAACAAAGATGAAATCGAAGGTCTTATTGAAGGAGTGGATGAACTTGCAGCAGTTCTTTTTGATGCGAACCGCAAACTTGAAATCCATAGCATAACCCTGGAAGAAAAAATAAGTGAAAGAACAAGAGAGCTTGAATTGGCTGCTAAAAAACATTTAAATGATCTTGGCCTTTTTTCAAAGCTTATTGGAAGGTTTACGGACACTTTTGACCCTGAAGTTTTAATAAGAGAAGCTCTTGAAAGCATAGGTTCAAGGTATAATGCCCGTCAGGTTATTTATTACTGCACTGTTCTTTCGGAAAAATATTATGCTTGGTATGAAAGTCTTAGTATTGAAAGTCTGGATTTAGAAATAAAAAATATTTTGTGGGACGCTGAAGTATTTAAAAAGGGAAATAAGGTTTATATTCCCATTTCATCCCATGAAAGTCATTGGGGAATTTTATGCATTTGTTTTGAAGAAACTGCTGAAGAAGAATTTGATGAGGCAGTTCTTTTATCCCTTGGTCTTCAGCTTGGAACTTCTCTTGAAAATATTCACGCTGTTTCTGAAATGAAATATCAAAATGATCTTCTTGAATCTGTTTTTGAAGGAATTACCGACCCTTTAATTCTTGCAGACATGAATCTAAGGGTAATTTTTGGGAATAAGGGAAGTATGGCTCTTTTTGAAAAACATAAAGCAAAGGATTTTAGATCCCTTGTAAAAAACAGTTCAGGACTTTTGCAAACCATTAAAATTGGAAATGAGCCTGCTGTAACAGAAATAGAAACAAAAAAAGGCAGAT
This genomic window from Desulforegulaceae bacterium contains:
- a CDS encoding transporter substrate-binding domain-containing protein, which encodes MKKNIMKFAVSALVIAGVLFAGCSKKEEDKKELTQFDKIKKKGQITIGTSPDYPPFESIDDDGNIVGFDIDLAKEIAKELGVEAKFVSMGFDSIITAVKNGQTDMGMSSFSVNEERKMSIDFSKPYISTAQVILVNKDSAITKAEDLEKSSVAVQMGTTGAEAAKELKDVDVKTVEDYNVATMMLDNGVVRAVILDIAIAKELASRHSFRVLETPLNQEETAIVIRKGNDDLKQSVDNAIDKIMADGRYDQIKTKWDVK
- a CDS encoding NYN domain-containing protein — its product is MTTIARPQNMLAVLIDADNAQPSVTEALLAEIAKFGTASVKRIYGDWTRPELTSWKAILLDQSIQPIQQFAYTRGKNSTDSAMIIDAMDLLYTKRFDGFCIVSSDSDFTRLASRIREEGLSVYGFGEQKTPKSFVSACDRFIFTEVLRTEEDLEPVVKKMNTNELKSNTRLLNLLRTVIETASDDDGWANLGLVGSYIAKQSPEFDPRNYGYKKLGELVKAVKLFEIDERFAENKQSKVVYIRDKRKHFTNKNNGV
- a CDS encoding putative sulfate exporter family transporter — its product is MSDNASDIVQDSDVVQDVGKWEWSEMWKTEDWWAIWLGFIILIVGMIAYFPRTGEIKQKLSAIEAKYSAEATKTHEFKTIGWYELNDTKAKVKANDNNIGKWFSKFTSYPKGWVANPLDSLFMTEAKAQVKYDKVIGKYETAKVATAAAYAKAQTAELLAQEAGFQNEALNEKAKEAIMDWRNTKLREGNLKKKVSAAKPYNQIFNLLALGVFFAVFFGIGMKFMGKSFKEFLIGFSFVYLITMVAWFASHQATMKNYGVGYAAWAIFLGMLISNTVGTPKWAMPAVQTEYYIKTGLVLLGATILFEKIITIGTAGIFVAWVVTPTVWIVTYWFGQKIIKIPSKRLNAVICSDMSVCGVSAAIATAAACKAKKEELTLSVGLSLVFTAIMMIVMPAIIHAFFPEDKQLVLGGAWMGGTIDSTGAVAAAGAFLGEKALYVAATIKMIQNVMIGVMAFFVAIYFTTKVEAAETGQKVSPMEIWYRFPKFVIGFIGASIIFSLFYSSFQAAQGGLGPSMIDQGVIKGASDLVRKWFFALSFVSIGLATNFRELKHHFKGGKPLILYVFGQSFNLVLTLIMAYLVFYIVFPEITAAI
- a CDS encoding DUF3365 domain-containing protein, encoding MKIFEGLNLRLKFIVGLVMSAFVLGVFLFLIIYYHFNSVMQKEISQRSKMLLVQANSVQEYVQADLRPQMYEIVGEDDFILKAMSSSYISRRVMEKLESEGREKIYYRRVAINARNPSYEPTEFEKKIILKFKENQELNFYEEDSVFKGVKYHLVSRPVRFTKSCMPCHGSPENAPKSLVEVYGDKKGFFRIENEIAGAVVAGFPVQMIKDPVKEITLQYLSFYVLWLLIFTCIIGVFFDRLVMTNLKKLGRVFEVRFSGEKEKKIIEKIANKDEIEGLIEGVDELAAVLFDANRKLEIHSITLEEKISERTRELELAAKKHLNDLGLFSKLIGRFTDTFDPEVLIREALESIGSRYNARQVIYYCTVLSEKYYAWYESLSIESLDLEIKNILWDAEVFKKGNKVYIPISSHESHWGILCICFEETAEEEFDEAVLLSLGLQLGTSLENIHAVSEMKYQNDLLESVFEGITDPLILADMNLRVIFGNKGSMALFEKHKAKDFRSLVKNSSGLLQTIKIGNEPAVTEIETKKGRFFKVFLYPLPKHEKRDLRVVIYARDVTREKKLLEEIRQAERLSSIGKMAAGIAHEINNPLGVIRCYADLLSDSLETKKNISDLKIIINQTKKVQKIVLNLLNFSRARDIAKGKTSLNEGVSKVIEVLSFQASQKKINLKFFPENNILPIQCIPSVLDQIITNIVLNAIDASGDNGGNVIIRTFGLEKEALLEISDDGEGINQELIESIFDPFFTTKEIGKGTGLGLSVVYGFMSELGGRIEAFSEGRTVFKLYFPYFDEKGELNA